Proteins encoded in a region of the Candidatus Brocadiaceae bacterium genome:
- a CDS encoding tRNA-guanine transglycosylase: protein MPRNPNARLGRPTPLFLPVFQPGNPYFSLAELQADFGVDAIMTNAFLLYRKRALRLRLPECGIKEHLGFEGLVVTDSGAFQEFRGRLLLTNRSIIRFQEDIGADVISPLDVVTPPSDNRTTAEGKAQVTLKRVREGLSLVNRAILMGVQQGGRFLEVRRQAAEWLAGAGVSYAALGSLVPFFTRNHDLRFVRRVIMDARRILPEDVPMHLYGAGDPLEIPFYAGAGCSVFDSSSFVHYAENGSYMTPFGALPPGTTAAERGWACPCPLCEARGEPAVRANTSLLCRHNLWTILEAVRTVRQALEGDRLGEHLGHLARVHQQWFPDSMLQRSLCEGGDDGV from the coding sequence ATGCCACGCAACCCCAATGCACGCCTCGGCCGGCCCACGCCGCTGTTCCTGCCCGTCTTCCAGCCGGGCAACCCGTATTTCTCTCTGGCGGAGCTGCAGGCGGACTTCGGCGTCGACGCGATCATGACGAACGCCTTCCTCCTCTACCGGAAGAGGGCGCTGCGCCTGCGGCTGCCCGAGTGCGGCATCAAGGAGCATCTCGGGTTCGAGGGCCTGGTGGTGACCGACAGCGGTGCGTTCCAGGAGTTCCGGGGCCGGCTGCTGCTGACCAACCGGAGCATCATCCGGTTTCAGGAGGACATCGGGGCCGACGTGATCTCGCCGCTGGATGTGGTGACGCCGCCGTCGGACAACCGGACGACGGCCGAGGGCAAGGCGCAGGTGACCCTGAAGCGGGTTCGCGAGGGGCTCTCGCTGGTCAACCGGGCCATCCTGATGGGGGTGCAGCAGGGCGGCCGCTTCCTGGAGGTGCGCCGGCAGGCCGCCGAGTGGCTGGCCGGCGCGGGCGTCTCCTATGCCGCCCTGGGCAGCCTGGTGCCCTTCTTCACGCGCAATCACGACCTGCGGTTCGTTCGCCGCGTGATCATGGACGCCCGCCGGATCCTGCCCGAGGACGTGCCGATGCACCTGTACGGCGCGGGCGACCCGCTGGAGATCCCCTTCTACGCCGGGGCGGGCTGCAGCGTCTTCGACTCCTCGTCCTTCGTCCACTACGCCGAGAACGGCTCCTACATGACGCCGTTCGGCGCGCTGCCGCCCGGCACCACGGCCGCCGAGCGCGGATGGGCCTGCCCCTGTCCCCTCTGCGAGGCCCGCGGGGAGCCGGCCGTGCGCGCGAACACGTCGCTGCTGTGCCGGCACAACCTGTGGACCATTCTGGAGGCCGTGCGCACGGTCCGCCAGGCGCTCGAGGGCGACCGGCTGGGCGAGCACCTGGGCCACCTGGCGCGCGTGCACCAGCAGTGGTTCCCCGACAGCATGCTGCAGCGCTCTCTGTGCGAAGGAGGCGACGATGGCGTCTGA
- the tsaE gene encoding tRNA (adenosine(37)-N6)-threonylcarbamoyltransferase complex ATPase subunit type 1 TsaE produces the protein MTAIHMVTEAPEETRWLAAALAAAARPNDVIGLQGTLGAGKTCFAQGFARGLGVAETVISPTFVLMRSYEGRLTLHHFDAYRLGGADDMEAIGCAEVFGSGGVSLIEWADHVAGCLPPDHFLLTLRAAGERRRELALRACGGRCVARLGELRGVLAPWAR, from the coding sequence ATGACGGCCATCCACATGGTGACGGAGGCTCCGGAGGAGACCCGGTGGCTGGCGGCGGCCCTGGCGGCGGCGGCCCGGCCGAACGACGTGATCGGGCTCCAGGGCACGCTGGGCGCCGGCAAGACGTGCTTCGCGCAGGGATTCGCTCGGGGCCTCGGCGTGGCCGAGACGGTGATCAGCCCGACCTTCGTCTTGATGCGGAGCTACGAGGGTCGGCTGACGCTGCACCATTTCGATGCCTACCGGCTGGGCGGCGCCGACGACATGGAGGCCATCGGCTGTGCGGAGGTGTTCGGCTCGGGGGGCGTCAGCCTCATCGAATGGGCGGACCACGTGGCGGGCTGCCTGCCGCCGGACCACTTCCTGCTCACGCTGCGGGCGGCGGGAGAGCGGCGCCGCGAGCTGGCCCTCCGTGCATGTGGCGGGCGGTGCGTCGCCCGGCTGGGCGAGCTGCGCGGAGTCCTCGCGCCCTGGGCGCGCTGA